A region of Curvibacter sp. AEP1-3 DNA encodes the following proteins:
- a CDS encoding PAS domain-containing sensor histidine kinase, translating to MPFYKVISLPKPLAIPTVDGAKRWWHRLTPHRQDRVAMLAPLAAVLLFFAAIVAALGYLRLEEMDREQEAVQRDVEYTQQRLRLRLLERQEQITRIARELANREIDTNDFKLRAANLLDQYPEVQAMAWVDEKKRTRASQGMGANAIGPYHIPGDVLLKDDRDTGYSLTRQLNQLLYIQPPLAKDEAPLLQMFIPLNNKGRFSGVLITEYSIDGLYRYGVPSEVSARYAISLQDSAGRLLAGTSIPGRKLVSRFLPWASPGNEYSMPVSPVGSGLVIRAQAYRASLGVIGSGLFWLVSALSVLTAWMLIANWRHTRRRLQAQQALMSETNFRRAMENSMLTGMRAMDLQGRITYVNAAFCQMTGWTESDLVGRTAPFPYWPDSEREHVAARLEEELTGNATPGGIQVRVKRKDGSLFDARLYVSPLIDAMGTQTGWVTSMTDITEPNRVREQLTASHQRFTTVLEALDASISVAPLGSDELLFANKLYRQWFGVQAGGHLQLVAEAGMPNSPTNDDSDDSVDSFAGLPTTTLPDSDPESAEIFIEALGKWLEVRTRYLSWVDGRLAQMVIATDITTRRLAEEQAATQAERAQTASRLITMGEMASSVAHELNQPLTAINNYCNGMVSRIKDKQITEPDLLVALEKTAKQAQRAGQIIQRIRSFVKRSEPNRTLSEVSTMVAEAVELAEIELRRFNVRLNHYVAARIPQVMVDPILIEQVLVNLLRNAAESIDSALRQTSDRIVELRVLPKRIDDKPVVEFSVQDTGKGLAPEVMARLYEAFYSTKADGMGIGLSLCRSIVESHLGRMTAENIYNGDDVVGCRFSFWVPLNDTGTLTYSEPPAPQPNLG from the coding sequence ATGCCTTTTTACAAAGTGATCTCATTGCCCAAGCCGCTGGCAATTCCAACGGTGGATGGCGCCAAACGCTGGTGGCACCGGCTGACCCCGCACCGCCAGGACCGGGTAGCCATGTTGGCCCCACTGGCCGCGGTGTTATTGTTTTTTGCGGCCATCGTGGCCGCCTTGGGCTACCTGCGGCTGGAAGAAATGGACCGCGAGCAGGAAGCCGTGCAGCGCGACGTCGAGTACACCCAGCAACGCCTACGCCTACGCCTGCTCGAGCGGCAGGAACAGATCACCCGCATCGCCCGCGAACTCGCCAACCGTGAAATTGATACCAACGACTTCAAGTTACGCGCAGCGAACCTGCTGGACCAGTACCCCGAAGTCCAGGCCATGGCGTGGGTGGATGAGAAAAAGCGCACCCGCGCCAGCCAGGGCATGGGGGCCAATGCGATCGGGCCGTACCACATTCCGGGTGATGTGCTGCTCAAGGATGACCGGGATACCGGTTACTCCCTCACCCGCCAGCTCAACCAGCTCCTGTATATCCAGCCGCCTTTGGCCAAAGATGAAGCGCCGCTCCTGCAAATGTTCATTCCCCTAAACAACAAGGGGCGTTTCTCGGGTGTTCTGATCACCGAATATTCAATCGACGGGCTGTACCGCTATGGCGTACCGTCTGAGGTGTCTGCCCGTTATGCGATTTCGCTGCAGGATTCCGCTGGGCGGCTGCTGGCGGGTACCAGCATTCCGGGCCGCAAGCTGGTCAGCCGCTTCCTGCCTTGGGCCAGCCCGGGCAATGAGTACTCCATGCCCGTCTCGCCGGTCGGCTCGGGCCTGGTCATTCGCGCTCAGGCTTACCGTGCCTCTTTGGGCGTGATCGGCAGCGGCTTGTTCTGGCTGGTGAGTGCCTTGAGCGTCTTGACAGCCTGGATGCTGATCGCCAACTGGCGCCACACCCGCAGGCGTTTGCAGGCTCAGCAAGCGCTCATGTCGGAAACCAATTTCCGCCGTGCCATGGAAAATTCCATGCTTACCGGCATGCGAGCCATGGACTTGCAGGGACGCATCACCTACGTGAATGCGGCCTTCTGCCAGATGACGGGCTGGACCGAGTCCGACCTGGTGGGACGAACAGCCCCCTTCCCCTATTGGCCTGACAGCGAACGTGAACACGTGGCTGCAAGGCTGGAGGAGGAGCTGACCGGCAACGCTACTCCCGGCGGGATACAGGTGCGTGTGAAGCGAAAAGACGGCAGCCTGTTCGACGCCCGCTTGTATGTCTCTCCGCTGATTGACGCCATGGGCACCCAAACCGGCTGGGTGACCTCCATGACGGACATCACCGAGCCCAACCGGGTTCGGGAACAGCTCACTGCTTCGCACCAGCGATTCACCACCGTGCTGGAGGCACTGGACGCGTCCATCTCCGTGGCCCCTTTGGGCAGCGACGAACTTCTGTTTGCCAACAAACTCTACCGGCAGTGGTTCGGCGTACAAGCCGGCGGCCACTTGCAGCTGGTAGCGGAGGCGGGCATGCCCAACAGCCCGACCAACGACGACTCGGATGACAGCGTCGACTCCTTCGCCGGCCTGCCGACCACTACCTTGCCTGACAGCGATCCTGAAAGTGCAGAGATTTTTATTGAGGCGTTAGGCAAGTGGCTCGAAGTGCGCACCCGTTACCTGAGCTGGGTGGACGGCCGTTTGGCCCAGATGGTGATTGCCACCGACATCACCACCCGTCGCCTTGCCGAAGAGCAGGCCGCCACCCAAGCGGAGCGCGCCCAAACCGCCAGCCGCTTGATCACCATGGGCGAAATGGCCTCCAGCGTGGCGCATGAGTTGAACCAACCTCTCACCGCGATCAACAACTACTGCAACGGCATGGTCTCGCGCATCAAAGACAAGCAGATCACCGAGCCGGACTTGCTGGTCGCGCTGGAAAAGACTGCAAAGCAGGCACAGCGCGCGGGTCAGATCATTCAGCGCATCCGCAGTTTCGTAAAACGCAGTGAGCCCAACCGCACGCTGTCTGAGGTGTCCACCATGGTGGCCGAAGCGGTGGAGTTGGCTGAAATAGAGTTACGGCGCTTCAACGTGCGCCTGAACCACTACGTCGCGGCCCGCATTCCGCAGGTCATGGTGGACCCGATCCTGATTGAGCAAGTGCTGGTCAACCTGCTGCGCAACGCGGCTGAATCCATAGACTCTGCGCTGCGTCAAACCTCGGACCGCATCGTGGAGCTGCGCGTATTGCCTAAGCGCATAGACGATAAACCTGTTGTGGAATTTTCAGTACAGGACACCGGCAAGGGACTGGCGCCCGAAGTCATGGCCCGCCTGTATGAAGCGTTCTATTCCACCAAGGCTGATGGCATGGGCATAGGACTATCCCTATGCCGATCCATCGTCGAGTCCCACCTGGGGCGGATGACCGCTGAGAACATCTACAATGGAGATGACGTTGTGGGCTGCCGGTTTTCATTCTGGGTGCCCTTGAACGACACCGGTACGCTGACCTACTCGGAGCCGCCGGCCCCCCAACCCAACCTCGGATAA
- the lpdA gene encoding dihydrolipoyl dehydrogenase, protein MAIVEIKVPDIGDFDEVAVIELLVKVGDTIKPEQSLITVESDKASMEIPASHGGVVTELKVKIGDKVKQGSVVVMLEAAGAASEAKPAAAPAASAPAAPVSVAAPAAPAPVASSFGGSADLECDLVVIGGGPGGYSAAFRAADLGLKVIVVERYATLGGVCLNVGCIPSKALLHVAAVMDEVSHMADLGVDFGAPVVNIDKLRGHKEKVIGKLTGGLAAMAKMRKVTTVRGYGNFVGANHLEVEETSGTAQEKTGSKKVIAFKRAIIAAGSQAVRLPFMPNDPRVVDSTGALALKEVPKRMLILGGGIIGLEMGTVYSTLGARLDVVEMMDGLMQGADRDLVKIWQKMNAKRFDNIMLKTKTVSARALPEGIEVTFAPAEEGGTAPAPQVYDLVLQAVGRTPNGKKISAEKAGVAVTDRGFINVDIQMRTNVPHIFAIGDIVGQPMLAHKAVHEAHVAAEVIAGELQGNKELATAAFNARVIPSVAYTDPEVAWVGLTEDQAKAQGIKVKKGLFPWTASGRAIANGRDEGVTKLLFDDSPEAHGHGKILGGGMVGTHAGDMIGEIALAIEMGADAVDIGKTIHPHPTLGESIGMAAEIAHGSCTDVPPAKK, encoded by the coding sequence ATGGCAATCGTAGAAATCAAGGTTCCGGACATCGGTGACTTCGACGAAGTCGCGGTCATCGAATTGCTGGTCAAAGTCGGCGACACCATCAAGCCCGAGCAAAGCCTGATCACCGTGGAGTCCGACAAGGCCTCCATGGAGATCCCGGCCAGCCACGGCGGTGTGGTGACTGAGCTCAAGGTCAAGATCGGCGACAAGGTCAAGCAGGGTTCTGTGGTCGTGATGCTCGAAGCTGCTGGTGCAGCTTCTGAAGCAAAACCGGCCGCAGCCCCAGCAGCGTCTGCGCCAGCAGCTCCTGTTTCTGTAGCAGCCCCGGCGGCTCCGGCCCCAGTGGCTAGCAGCTTCGGCGGCAGTGCGGATCTGGAGTGCGATTTGGTCGTCATCGGTGGCGGCCCCGGCGGTTACTCCGCGGCTTTCCGCGCGGCTGACTTGGGCCTCAAGGTCATCGTGGTCGAGCGCTACGCCACCTTGGGCGGCGTGTGCCTGAACGTGGGTTGCATCCCCTCCAAGGCGCTGTTGCACGTGGCGGCGGTCATGGACGAAGTCAGCCACATGGCGGACCTCGGTGTGGACTTCGGCGCGCCCGTGGTCAACATCGACAAGCTGCGCGGCCACAAAGAAAAGGTCATCGGCAAGCTGACCGGTGGCTTGGCTGCCATGGCCAAAATGCGTAAGGTCACGACCGTGCGCGGCTACGGCAACTTCGTGGGTGCCAACCACCTCGAAGTCGAAGAAACCAGCGGCACAGCCCAAGAGAAGACCGGTAGCAAGAAAGTCATCGCCTTCAAGCGCGCCATCATCGCGGCCGGCTCACAAGCTGTGCGACTGCCTTTTATGCCCAACGACCCACGCGTCGTGGACTCCACCGGCGCTCTGGCGCTGAAAGAAGTCCCCAAGCGCATGTTGATTTTGGGTGGCGGCATCATCGGCCTGGAAATGGGCACCGTTTACAGCACGCTGGGCGCCCGCCTGGACGTGGTGGAAATGATGGATGGCCTGATGCAGGGCGCCGACCGCGACCTGGTCAAGATCTGGCAGAAGATGAACGCCAAGCGCTTCGACAACATCATGCTCAAGACCAAGACCGTGTCCGCACGCGCCTTGCCTGAAGGCATTGAAGTGACGTTTGCGCCGGCGGAAGAGGGCGGAACCGCCCCCGCACCGCAGGTGTACGACCTCGTGCTGCAAGCCGTGGGCCGCACGCCCAACGGCAAGAAGATCAGTGCCGAGAAGGCGGGTGTGGCGGTGACCGACCGTGGCTTCATCAACGTCGATATCCAGATGCGCACCAACGTGCCGCACATCTTCGCCATCGGCGACATCGTGGGCCAGCCTATGCTGGCGCACAAGGCGGTGCATGAAGCCCACGTGGCAGCTGAAGTGATTGCTGGTGAACTGCAAGGCAACAAGGAATTGGCAACTGCGGCGTTCAACGCCCGCGTCATTCCAAGCGTGGCCTACACCGACCCTGAAGTGGCATGGGTGGGCTTGACTGAAGACCAGGCCAAGGCCCAAGGCATCAAGGTCAAGAAGGGCTTGTTCCCCTGGACCGCATCCGGCCGCGCGATTGCCAATGGCCGTGACGAAGGCGTCACCAAACTGCTGTTTGATGACTCCCCGGAAGCGCACGGCCATGGCAAGATCCTGGGCGGCGGCATGGTCGGCACCCACGCGGGCGACATGATCGGCGAGATCGCTTTGGCGATTGAGATGGGCGCAGACGCGGTGGACATCGGCAAGACTATTCACCCCCACCCCACGCTAGGCGAAAGCATCGGCATGGCGGCGGAGATTGCGCATGGAAGCTGCACGGATGTGCCGCCAGCGAAGAAGTAA
- the aceE gene encoding pyruvate dehydrogenase (acetyl-transferring), homodimeric type — protein sequence MAAVPQNPLGTSDMDSQETREWMDALSAVIEAEGPERAHFLLEQLLEHARQKSIDMPFSATTGYVNTIEPQDEERSPGNLEIEERLRAYMRWNAMAMVVKANRHNPADGGDLGGHIGSFASLASLFGAGFNHFWHAESENHGGDCLYIQGHVSPGVYARAYLEGRLSEEQLLNFRQEVDGKGLSSYPHPKLMPEFWQFPTVSMGLGPLMAIYQARFLKYLHARGIANTENRKVWVFCGDGEMDEVESLGAIGLAAREGLDNLVFVINCNLQRLDGPVRGNGKIVQELEGEFRGAGWNVIKLLWGSGWDPLLARDKDGALKKIMMETLDGDYQAMKANDGAYVRKHFFGKDPRTLEMVSKMSDEEIFDLRRGGHDSKKVYAAFHKAVNHKGEPTVLLIKTVKGFGMGKAGEGKNTVHQTKKLTDEDIKAFRDRFNIPVPDSELPKVPFYKPADDTPEMKYLHERRKALGGYLPHRRTKADESFTVPSLETFKAVIEPTAEGREISTTQAYVRFLTQLLRDQALGPRVVPILVDEARTFGMEGLFRQVGIYNPAGQQYTPVDKDQVMYYKEDKAGQILQEGINEAGGMSSWIAAATSYSTSNRIMVPFYVYYSMFGFQRIGDLAWAAGDMQARGFLLGGTSGRTTLNGEGLQHEDGHSHIMAGTIPNCISYDPTFAHEVGVILHHGLKRMVEKQDNVFYYLTLLNENYPMPGLQPGTEEQIIKGMYQCKAGPALTKKAPRVQLLGSGTILRESIAAQELLEKDWGIGADVWSCPSFNELTRDGQDADRWNLLHPLETPRVPFVAEQLNKSTGPVIASTDYMKAYAEQIRPFVPKGRTYKVLGTDGFGRSDFRSKLREHFEVNRHYIVVAALKALSEDGTVPVAKVAEAIAKYGINTDKVNPLYA from the coding sequence ATGGCAGCAGTTCCCCAGAATCCCTTGGGCACGTCCGACATGGACAGCCAGGAAACCCGCGAATGGATGGACGCGCTCAGCGCTGTGATCGAGGCCGAAGGCCCCGAGCGCGCGCACTTTCTGCTGGAGCAACTGCTCGAGCACGCACGCCAGAAGAGCATCGACATGCCTTTCTCGGCCACCACCGGCTATGTGAACACGATTGAGCCCCAAGACGAAGAACGCTCCCCCGGCAACCTCGAGATTGAAGAGCGCCTGCGCGCCTACATGCGCTGGAACGCCATGGCCATGGTCGTAAAGGCCAACCGCCACAACCCCGCAGATGGTGGGGATTTGGGTGGCCACATCGGCTCTTTTGCATCGCTGGCCAGCCTGTTCGGCGCCGGCTTCAACCACTTCTGGCACGCTGAAAGCGAAAACCACGGTGGCGACTGCCTCTACATCCAGGGCCACGTGTCCCCCGGCGTGTATGCCCGCGCCTACCTGGAAGGTCGCCTTTCTGAGGAGCAGTTGCTCAACTTCCGCCAGGAAGTGGATGGCAAGGGTCTATCGAGCTACCCGCACCCCAAGTTGATGCCCGAGTTCTGGCAGTTCCCCACCGTGTCCATGGGCTTGGGCCCATTGATGGCGATTTACCAGGCCCGTTTCCTGAAATACCTGCACGCCCGTGGCATTGCCAACACAGAAAACCGCAAGGTCTGGGTGTTCTGCGGCGACGGCGAAATGGACGAAGTGGAATCCCTGGGCGCCATCGGCCTGGCTGCCCGTGAAGGCTTGGACAACCTGGTCTTCGTGATCAACTGCAACTTGCAGCGCTTGGACGGCCCGGTGCGCGGCAACGGCAAGATCGTGCAAGAACTCGAAGGCGAGTTCCGCGGTGCCGGCTGGAACGTGATCAAGTTGCTGTGGGGCTCCGGCTGGGACCCCTTGCTGGCACGCGACAAAGATGGCGCGCTCAAAAAGATCATGATGGAAACCCTGGACGGCGACTACCAGGCCATGAAGGCCAACGACGGTGCCTACGTCCGCAAGCATTTCTTCGGCAAAGACCCCCGCACCCTGGAAATGGTGTCCAAGATGTCGGACGAAGAAATTTTCGATCTGCGTCGAGGCGGCCACGACTCCAAGAAGGTCTACGCTGCTTTCCACAAGGCGGTGAACCACAAGGGCGAACCTACTGTCTTGTTGATCAAGACCGTCAAGGGCTTCGGCATGGGCAAGGCCGGTGAAGGCAAGAACACCGTTCACCAGACCAAGAAGCTGACTGACGAAGACATCAAGGCCTTCCGCGACCGTTTCAACATCCCCGTGCCTGACAGCGAGTTGCCCAAGGTGCCGTTCTACAAGCCTGCAGACGACACCCCGGAAATGAAGTATCTGCATGAGCGCCGCAAGGCCTTGGGCGGCTACTTGCCGCACCGTCGTACCAAGGCGGACGAGAGCTTCACCGTGCCGTCCCTGGAAACCTTCAAGGCTGTGATCGAACCCACCGCCGAAGGCCGTGAGATTTCCACCACCCAAGCCTATGTGCGTTTCCTGACTCAGTTGCTGCGCGACCAGGCTTTGGGCCCCCGCGTGGTGCCGATTCTGGTGGATGAGGCCCGTACCTTCGGTATGGAAGGCTTGTTCCGCCAAGTGGGTATCTACAACCCCGCGGGCCAGCAGTACACCCCGGTCGATAAAGACCAGGTCATGTACTACAAGGAAGACAAGGCCGGTCAGATTCTGCAGGAAGGCATCAACGAAGCCGGCGGCATGAGCAGCTGGATTGCCGCTGCCACCAGCTACTCCACCAGCAACCGCATCATGGTGCCGTTCTACGTGTACTACTCGATGTTCGGCTTCCAGCGTATCGGCGACCTCGCCTGGGCGGCTGGCGACATGCAAGCGCGTGGCTTCTTGTTGGGCGGCACTTCCGGCCGTACCACCCTGAACGGTGAAGGTTTGCAGCACGAAGACGGCCACAGCCACATCATGGCCGGCACGATTCCGAACTGCATCTCCTACGACCCGACTTTCGCCCACGAAGTCGGCGTGATCCTGCACCATGGTTTGAAGCGCATGGTCGAGAAGCAAGACAATGTCTTCTACTACCTGACCCTGTTGAATGAAAACTACCCGATGCCCGGCCTGCAGCCCGGCACGGAAGAGCAGATCATCAAGGGCATGTACCAGTGCAAGGCGGGTCCCGCGCTCACCAAGAAGGCACCCCGCGTGCAACTCTTGGGCTCCGGCACCATCCTGCGCGAAAGCATTGCGGCACAAGAACTGCTGGAAAAAGACTGGGGCATCGGCGCCGACGTGTGGAGCTGCCCAAGCTTTAACGAACTGACCCGCGACGGCCAGGACGCTGACCGCTGGAACCTGCTGCACCCGCTGGAAACTCCACGCGTGCCATTTGTTGCCGAGCAGCTGAACAAGTCCACCGGCCCCGTGATCGCGTCGACTGACTACATGAAGGCGTACGCTGAGCAGATCCGTCCGTTTGTGCCCAAGGGCCGTACGTACAAGGTGCTGGGCACCGACGGTTTCGGCCGCTCCGACTTCCGCAGCAAGCTGCGTGAGCACTTCGAGGTGAACCGCCACTACATCGTGGTTGCCGCCCTGAAGGCGCTGAGCGAAGACGGTACCGTGCCTGTGGCCAAGGTGGCAGAAGCCATTGCTAAGTACGGCATCAACACCGACAAGGTCAACCCCCTGTACGCCTAA
- the aceF gene encoding dihydrolipoyllysine-residue acetyltransferase: MALVEVKVPDIGDFDEVAVIELMVKVGDTVKVEQSLITVESDKASMEIPSSTAGVVKEIKVALGDKVKEGSVVVMVEAAGAAAEPKTAPAPAASAPAAPVSVAAASVAAPAVAVAAPAASSPVEVRVPDIGDFKDVAVIELLVKVGDTVKVEQSLITVESDKASMEIPSSTAGVVKEIKVKLGDTVNIGDLVVILEGVAGAAAAPAAAPAAVAAAPAAPAAAPAPVAAAAAPAAVAVPAHAPGGTTLGLPHASPSVRKFARELGVPLNEVKGSGLKGRITEADVQGFTRSVMSGAVQTLAIAAQAKASGSNDGAGLGLIPWPKVDFAKFGPIERKEMSRIKKISGANLLRNAVMIPAVTNHDDADITDLEAFRVSTNKENEKSGIKVTMLAFLIKACVAALKKFPEFNSSLDGDALIYKQYYHIGFAADTPNGLVVPVIKDADKKGIFQISQEMGELAKKARDGKLGPADMSGATFTISSLGGIGGRYFTPIINAPEVAILGVCKSQMEPVWDGKAFQPRLMLPLSLTWDHRVIDGAAAARFNVYLGQILGDFRRVLL, from the coding sequence ATGGCATTGGTAGAAGTAAAAGTCCCGGATATCGGTGACTTCGACGAAGTCGCGGTTATCGAACTGATGGTCAAAGTGGGTGACACCGTGAAGGTGGAACAAAGCCTGATCACCGTGGAGTCTGATAAGGCTTCCATGGAGATTCCTTCCAGCACCGCCGGTGTGGTCAAGGAAATCAAGGTCGCTTTGGGCGACAAGGTCAAGGAAGGCTCCGTGGTCGTGATGGTGGAAGCCGCTGGTGCTGCTGCAGAGCCGAAAACGGCTCCAGCGCCCGCCGCATCTGCGCCAGCAGCTCCTGTTTCTGTAGCGGCCGCGTCCGTGGCAGCCCCTGCGGTAGCGGTTGCAGCGCCTGCTGCCTCCAGCCCGGTGGAAGTGCGTGTGCCGGATATCGGCGACTTCAAGGACGTGGCTGTTATCGAACTGCTGGTCAAGGTCGGCGACACCGTCAAGGTGGAGCAGAGCCTGATCACTGTCGAGTCGGACAAGGCTTCCATGGAGATTCCTTCCAGCACCGCCGGTGTGGTGAAGGAAATCAAGGTCAAGCTGGGTGACACCGTGAACATCGGTGACTTGGTGGTGATTCTGGAAGGCGTGGCTGGTGCCGCAGCCGCCCCTGCTGCGGCACCCGCAGCGGTTGCCGCCGCGCCGGCTGCTCCCGCCGCAGCCCCGGCACCTGTGGCTGCTGCCGCAGCGCCTGCCGCTGTGGCTGTTCCCGCGCATGCACCCGGTGGCACCACCCTCGGTTTGCCCCATGCATCCCCATCTGTGCGCAAGTTCGCCCGCGAACTGGGCGTGCCTTTGAACGAAGTCAAGGGTTCCGGCTTGAAGGGCCGTATCACCGAGGCGGACGTGCAAGGCTTCACCCGCTCCGTGATGAGCGGCGCAGTGCAGACCTTGGCCATTGCTGCGCAAGCCAAGGCTTCCGGCAGCAACGACGGCGCCGGCCTAGGCTTGATTCCCTGGCCCAAGGTGGACTTTGCCAAGTTCGGCCCGATCGAGCGCAAGGAAATGTCCCGCATCAAGAAGATCAGCGGTGCCAACCTGTTGCGCAATGCGGTCATGATCCCGGCCGTCACCAACCACGATGACGCCGACATCACCGACCTCGAAGCCTTCCGCGTCTCCACCAACAAAGAGAACGAGAAGTCCGGCATCAAGGTCACCATGCTGGCTTTCCTGATCAAGGCTTGCGTGGCCGCGCTCAAGAAGTTCCCTGAGTTCAACAGCTCGCTGGACGGCGACGCGCTGATCTACAAGCAGTACTACCACATCGGCTTTGCGGCCGACACGCCTAACGGCTTGGTGGTGCCCGTGATCAAGGACGCCGACAAAAAAGGCATCTTCCAAATCAGCCAGGAAATGGGTGAGCTGGCCAAGAAGGCCCGTGACGGCAAGCTCGGCCCTGCCGACATGAGCGGCGCGACCTTCACCATCTCTTCACTGGGTGGTATCGGTGGCCGTTATTTCACGCCCATCATCAACGCGCCTGAAGTTGCCATTCTGGGCGTCTGCAAGAGCCAGATGGAACCCGTGTGGGATGGCAAGGCCTTCCAGCCACGCCTGATGCTGCCCTTGTCGCTGACCTGGGACCACCGCGTGATCGACGGCGCCGCTGCGGCGCGCTTCAACGTGTACCTGGGCCAGATCCTGGGTGACTTCCGCCGCGTGCTGCTCTAA